One Brassica napus cultivar Da-Ae chromosome A1, Da-Ae, whole genome shotgun sequence genomic region harbors:
- the LOC106446980 gene encoding histone-lysine N-methyltransferase ATXR3-like isoform X1, with translation MSDGGVATCMPLLNIMDKLPEKTLCGGNIDTKVPENGHTSISTSDKLPESQPAKPSASQPPKKKKIVKVIRKVVRRKPKQPQKQAEEQPKDQVVQLSGESQVLKKEQDKKSELLQGKGGESSNKEENGGDSGFKDEVEEGELGTLNSHGDLETGEISPVKSLRNNEIEKGEISGDCSNLQYDKSYVERRDLPADKYRKEEREIRSWRDPGNEIEKGEFIPDRWHKMDTVKDDHSYNRSRRNGVDREKTWKYDYDYEHERTPPGGRFLNEDTYRRREFRSGNDRATRVSSKIVIEESLHKNEYNDPNNLGKEYSSTVNKLKRHGAEPDSFERKHLYADNGDYGSSKYRKLSDDCSRSLHPDHYSRNSVERDYRDSYSSKHSSLEKYPKKHQDSYFPARAVSDRHGHSPARSDLSPHDRSRYHGHRDRSSHNRERSPYARERSPYIFEKPSHARKRSPHDRSHHHDYRRSPSYSEWSGDRRDGTSKYMEDPQSDRTRRNGHRDISRKSGVRERRDSQTGMELENKQRHRDSNGKESSPSRKELQGKNILNNNNPVAEKNSVCDSSKIPSACAKGKESVLVGEATTEELPSMEVDMDICDTPPHEEPMAADSSLGEWFYLDYYGTEHGPAKLSELKALVEQGILFSDHMIKHSDNNRWVTIENATSPVVNINIPSIVSDAVTRLVNPPEAPGNLLEDIADAVKAVHMEQGAEDSLPESLSIPDSNDTVVGHHEDFQFDNRIASLLDGYTIIPGRELETLGEAVQIKVELEETRRFVSSEDIIWCYYQVVNQLLLNEESWERSEPKAMAIEESKSENVDCSESDEIGSWFSGRWSCTGGDWIRHDEAFQDRDYKKKMVLNDGFPLCLMQKSGYEDPRWHHKDDLYNPRSRSRLELPLWAFSGVDERNQARGVKASVLSVVRLNSLVVNDQVPSVPDPLVKVRGGEKFSSRHARPSPASSDSKRESVESISQSSACGSQDMQGFWRTDASVSTPGDRLFTVDDLQLHLGDWFYMDGSGQEQGPLPFSELQILVAKGLIKRHTSVFRKSDKIWVPVTSITKTSEISGKGKAPVLPSDCQSLDVSESQDFKHSEMDTSLSSFHAMHPQFLGYFRGKLHQLVMKTYKTREFSAAINDVLDSWIHARQPKKETGKYMHPYSEFDSSSYTKRVRLMAGESGDHSEVKDAQIFQKDESTFEDLCGDATFHVEGSGSSGSVGMYWDLLDGHVLARVFHLLRYDVKSLAFASMTCRHWKAIVSSYKDISRQVDLSSLGPNCTDSRLWSIMNTYNTEKIDSIILVGCTNVTSSMLEEILRLFPHISSIDITGCSQFGNLTLKYRKVSWLKCQHPGPGDLHSRSRSLKQTNVNKSMELGGDTDDFGNLKDYFDRVEKRDSANQLFRRSLYKRSKLYDARKSSAILSRDARIRRWAIKKSEHGYKRVEEFLSSSLRGIMKQNTFDFFDLKVAHIEEKMKNGYYVSHGLKSVKEDISRMCREAIKERNRGDSKEMNRIIILFIQLATRLEEVSMATSSYRRDELMKSWQDGSGLSSASKYNKKLSKSVTEKKYMSRTSDTFGVNGALDYGEYASDREIKRRLSKLNRKSFGSGSETSSALSDNDNYSSASESESDIRSEGRSQDSRVEKYFTADESFDSVTEEREWGARMTKASLVPPVTRKYELIEEYTIVADEEEVQRKMRVSLPEDYDEKLNAQRNGIEELDMELPEVKEYKPRKLLGNEVLEQEVYGIDPYTHNLLLDSMPGELDWSLQDKHSFIEDVVLRALNRKVRFLTGSGNTPMVFPLRPVIEELKENAREECDIQTMKMCQGVLKAIESRSGDNYVSYRKGLGVVCNKQGGFVEDDFVVEFLGEVYPVWKWFEKQDGIRSLQENKTDPAPEFYNIYLERPKGDADGYDLVVVDAMHKANYASRICHSCRPNCEAKVTAVDGHYQIGIYSVRPIEYGEEITFDYNSVTESKEEYEASVCLCGSQVCRGSYLNLTGEGAFQKVLKEWHGLLDRHRLMLEACILNSVSEEDYLELGRAGLGSCMLGGLPDWVIAYSAHLVRFINFERTKLPEEILKHNMEEKRKYFSDIHLDVEKSDAEVQAEGVYNQRLQNLAVTLDKVRYVMRRVFGDPKNAPPPLEKLTPEETVSFLWNGDGSLVEEILQCLSPHVEEGIVDELRSKIRAHDPSGSADVLKDLQRSLLWLRDEVRDLPCTYKCRNDAAADLIHIYAYTKCFFKVREYKSFMSSPVQISPLDLGAKYADKLGEGIKEYRKTYGENYCLGQLIYWYEQTNTDPDLTLVKATRGCLSLPEVASFYAKAHKPSKHRVYGPKTVKTMVSQMSKQPQKPWAKDKIWMFKSTLGVLGSPMFDAVVNNSSLDRELLQWLKNRRHVFQATWDS, from the exons ATGAGCGATGGGGGTGTCGCCACATGCATGCCTCTACTGAATATCATGGACAAGCTTCCAGAGAAGACGCTTTGTGGAGGCAACATTGATACCAAGGTTCCCGAGAATGGTCACACTTCAATCTCAACTAGTGATAAGCTTCCGGAGTCCCAGCCAGCTAAACCCTCAGCGTCTCAGCCacctaagaagaagaaaattgtTAAGGTTATTCGTAAAGTTGTCAGGAGGAAGCCCAAGCAGCCTCAGAAACAAGCAGAAGAGCAGCCGAAAGATCAGGTAGTGCAACTTTCTGGAGAATCACAGGTCCTGAAGAAAGAGCAGGATAAAAAGAGTGAACTTTTGCAAGGAAAAGGAGGAGAAAGTAGCAATAAAGAAGAAAACGGTGGAGATTCTGGGTTTAAGGATGAAGTGGAAGAGGGTGAATTAGGTACATTAAATTCTCATGGGGATTTGGAGACCGGTGAGATTTCTCCAGTGAAGTCACTGCGGAATAATGAGATTGAAAAAGGGGAGATTTCTGGGGATTGCAGTAACCTGCAATATGATAAATCTTATGTGGAGAGAAGGGATTTACCCGCAGATAAGTACaggaaagaagagagagaaatcaGATCATGGAGAGATCCCGGTAATGAAATTGAGAAGGGGGAGTTCATTCCAGACAGATGGCATAAGATGGATACGGTAAAGGATGATCATAGTTACAACAGATCTCGTAGGAATGGAGTTGACAGAGAGAAAACGTGGAAATATGATTATGACTATGAACATGAACGCACCCCGCCCGGCGGGAGGTTTTTGAATGAGGATACCTATCGCCGGAGAGAGTTCAGAAGTGGGAATGACAGAGCTACGAGAGTCAGTTCTAAAATTGTAATAGAGGAAAGCTTACATAAGAACGAATACAACGATCCCAATAATCTTGGGAAAGAGTACTCTTCTACTGTGAACAAACTGAAGCGACATGGAGCTGAACCGGATAGTTTTGAGCGCAAACATCTTTATGCGGATAATGGGGACTATGGGAGCTCCAAATATAGAAAACTTTCTGATGATTGTTCCCGCTCTCTTCACCCAGACCACTATTCACGGAACTCTGTTGAGAGAGACTACAGAGATTCCTATTCATCAAAACACTCATCTCTGGAAAAGTATCCTAAAAAGCATCAAGACTCATATTTCCCTGCCAGGGCTGTTTCAGACAGACATGGACACAGCCCTGCACGATCTGATCTGTCCCCACATGACCGGTCTAGGTACCATGGCCACAGGGATAGAAGTTCCCACAATCGGGAAAGGTCGCCATATGCCCGGGAGAGATCGCCATATATCTTTGAGAAGCCTTCACATGCTCGTAAAAGGTCTCCACATGACCGCAGCCATCACCATGATTATAGAAGAAGTCCAAGTTACTCTGAATGGTCCGGTGATCGCCGCGACGGAACTTCTAAATATATGGAAGATCCCCAGAGCGATCGTACCAGACGTAATGGCCATAGAGATATAAGCAGAAAGAGTGGAGTTAGGGAGAGGAGGGATTCTCAGACTGGTATGGAGCTTGAGAATAAGCAAAGGCATAGGGATTCTAATGGAAAAGAGTCGTCTCCATCAAGAAAAGAATTGCAAGGTAAAAACATTTTGAATAACAATAATCCGGTGGCTGAGAAAAATTCTGTATGTGATTCTTCCAAGATTCCAAGTGCGTGTGCAAAGGGAAAAGAGTCTGTGCTAGTTGGTGAAGCAACTACCGAAGAGTTGCCATCGATGGAGGTAGATATGGACATTTGTGATACACCACCTCACGAGGAGCCTATGGCGGCAGATTCATCCTTGGGGGAGTGGTTTTATCTTGATTACTATGGCACTGAACATGGGCCTGCAAAGTTATCCGAGCTTAAAGCTCTTGTGGAGCAAGGCATTCTTTTCTCTGACCATATGATTAAACATTCAGATAATAATAGGTGGGTCACTATTGAAAATGCAACATCTCCTGTGGTCAACATAAATATTCCATCAATCGTGTCAGATGCTGTGACACGGCTCGTGAATCCTCCTGAAGCGCCTGGTAATTTATTAGAAGATATTGCAGATGCTGTCAAAGCAGTTCATATGGAGCAAGGAGCTGAAGATTCCTTGCCTGAATCATTGTCCATACCAGATAGTAATGATACTGTAGTGGGCCATCATGAAGATTTCCAGTTTGATAACAGGATCGCGAGTCTCTTGGATGGCTATACTATCATCCCTGGCAGGGAACTTGAAACACTTGGAG AAGCTGTGCAGATTAAAGTTGAGCTTGAAGAGACGAGAAGGTTTGTGAGTTCTGAAG ATATCATCTGGTGCTACTATCAAGTGGTAAATCAGTTGCTATTAAATGAGGAGTCGTGGGAACGTTCAGAGCCCAAGGCAATGGCCATCGAAGAATCGAAGTCAGAAAATGTTGATTGTTCTGAGAGCGATGAGATAGGCAGCTGGTTTTCAGGTCGTTGGTCTTGCACAGGCGGGGACTGGATAAGACACGATGAAGCTTTTCAAGATAGagattacaaaaagaaaatggtTCTGAATGATGGTTTCCCATTATGCCTGATGCAGAAGTCTGGGTATGAGGATCCTCGCTGGCATCACAAGGATGATTTGTATAATCCTCGCAGCCGCTCTAGGCTGGAACTTCCCCTGTGGGCTTTTTCTGGTGTAGATGAGAGAAATCAGGCGAGGGGAGTAAAAGCTAGTGTGCTGTCTGTAGTTAGGCTTAACTCATTAGTCGTTAATGATCAAGTTCCATCAGTTCCTGATCCCCTTGTAAAAGTTCGTGGTGGGGAAAAGTTCTCTTCAAGGCATGCTCGTCCATCCCCTGCATCTAGTGATTCCAAGAGGGAATCCGTCGAAAGTATTTCTCAGTCATCAGCTTGCGGTAGTCAAGATATGCAGGGATTTTGGAGAACTGACGCATCTGTTAGCACCCCTGGGGATCGTCTGTTTACAGTCGATGATTTGCAATTGCATTTGGGTGATTGGTTCTACATGGATGGTTCTGGGCAAGAACAAGGACCTTTGCCATTTTCGGAGCTCCAGATATTGGTTGCTAAAGGTTTAATAAAGCGCCACACTAGTGTCTTCAGGAAATCTGACAAAATTTGGGTACCTGTTACTTCTATCACAAAAACTTCTGAAATCAGTGGCAAGGGGAAAGCCCCAGTTCTGCCTTCAGATTGTCAAAGCCTTGATGTCTCAGAGTCGCAGGATTTCAAGCATTCTGAAATGGACACAAGTCTAAGCTCGTTCCATGCTATGCATCCTCAGTTTCTTGGTTATTTCCGTGGGAAACTCCATCAATTGGTTATGAAAACATACAAGACTCGGGAATTTTCTGCTGCCATAAACGATGTCTTAGACTCTTGGATTCATGCAAGACAGCCAAAGAAAGAGACTGGCAAGTACATGCACCCATATTCAG AATTTGATTCATCATCATATACGAAAAGAGTTCGATTGATGGCTGGTGAAAGTGGAGACCATTCTGAAGTGAAAGATGCACAAATATTTCAGAAGGATGAGTCGACATTTGAGGATTTATGTGGGGACGCTACTTTCCATGTTGAAGGAAGTGGATCTTCTGGCAGCGTGGGGATGTACTGGGATTTGTTAGATGGTCACGTGTTAGCACGGGTGTTTCATTTGCTGAGATATGATGTAAAATCACTTGCATTTGCGTCCATGACTTGTAGACACTGGAAGGCCATTGTTAGTTCATACAAGGATATTTCAAGACAAGTTGACTTATCTTCTTTGGGTCCCAACTGCACAGATTCTAGGCTCTGGAGTATCATG AACACTTACAACACGGAGAAGATTGATTCTATTATTCTGGTTGGTTGTACAAACGTGACTTCCAGCATGCTTGAGGAAATTCTTCGTTTATTTCCCCATATATCTTCTATAGACATCACAGGCTGCTCCCAGTTTGGAAATTTGACTTTGAAATATAGAAAAGTAAGTTGGCTCAAATGCCAGCATCCTGGACCAGGTGACTTGCATTCCAGGTCAAGGAGTTTGAAACAGACTAATGTTAATAAGTCTATGGAATTAGGAGGAGATACAGATGATTTTGGTAACCTTAAGGATTACTTTGATCGAGTGGAAAAGCGAGACTCAGCCAATCAGTTATTCCGAAGAAGCTTATACAAACGCTCAAAATTGTATGATGCACGGAAATCATCGGCAATTCTATCCAGGGATGCTCGTATCAGGCGATGGGCGATTAAGAAGTCAGAACACGGGTATAAGAGAGTGGAGGAATTCCTTTCTTCAAGCCTTAGGGGCATCATGAAGCAGAATACTTTTGACTTCTTTGATTTAAAG GTTGCTcatatagaggaaaaaatgaaaaacggTTACTACGTTAGTCATGGTTTGAAATCTGTCAAGGAGGATATCAGCCGGATGTGCAGGGAAGCAATTAA AGAGAGGAATCGGGGAGACTCCAAAGAGATGAACCGAATCATCATACTGTTTATCCAACTTGCCACACGTTTAGAAGAGGTCTCTATGGCTACTTCTTCATATAGAAGAGATGAATTGATGAAGTCGTGGCAAGATGGCTCAGGGTTGTCATCAGCCTCTAAGTACAACAAGAAGTTGAGCAAATCTGTAACTGAAAAGAAGTACATGAGCAGGACGAGTGACACATTTGGTGTAAATGGTGCGCTGGACTACGGAGAATATGCATCTGACCGCGAAATCAAAAGGCGTTTGTCTAAACTGAATCGTAAATCATTTGGTTCGGGAAGTGAAACATCTTCCGCGCTATCTGACAATGACAATTACAGCTCAGCTTCAGAAAGCGAATCGGATATCCGTTCAGAAGGTCGATCACAGGACTCACgtgttgaaaaatattttacagcAGACGAATCCTTTGATTCTGTGACCGAAGAGCGTGAATGGGGTGCACGTATGACCAAAGCTAGTCTTGTGCCACCAGTCACAAGGAAATATGAACTGATTGAAGAGTACACGATTGTCGCTGACGAGGAGGAGGTACAACGAAAGATGCGGGTTTCTTTGCCAGAGGACTATGATGAGAAGCTGAATGCACAACGAAATGGCATTGAAGAGTTAGATATGGAGCTTCCTGAAGTCAAGGAGTATAAACCAAGAAAGCTTCTTGGCAACGAGGTTTTAGAGCAAGAGGTTTATGGAATCGATCCTTACACCCATAACCTCTTACTTGATTCAATGCCCGGAGAATTGGACTGGTCACTGCAGGATAAACATTCATTTATAGAAGATGTAGTCTTACGTGCCCTGAACAGGAAAGTCAGGTTTCTCACTGGATCTGGAAACACCCCCATGGTATTCCCTTTAAGACCTGTGATTGAAGAGCTCAAAGAGAATGCTCGTGAAGAGTGTGATATACAAACAATGAAAATGTGTCAAGGCGTCTTAAAGGCTATAGAAAGTCGTTCTGGTGATAATTATGTGTCTTATCGGAAG GGCCTCGGTGTTGTTTGCAACAAACAAGGTGGTTTTGTGGAAGACGATTTTGTTGTTGAATTTCTTGGAGAG GTTTATCCTGTTTGGAAGTGGTTTGAGAAGcaagatggaattcgttccttGCAGGAAAACAAAACTGATCCTGCACCAGAGTTTTACAATATCTATCTTGAGAGACCGAAG GGTGACGCTGATGGATATGATTTAGTTGTTGTTGATGCCATGCACAAGGCTAATTATGCGAGTCGAATTTGTCATTCTTGCCGACCTAACTGTGAAGCTAA GGTTACTGCGGTGGATGGACACTACCAGATTGGCATCTATTCAGTACGTCCGATTGAATACGGCGAGGAGATAACTTTTGATTATAATTCTGTAACTGAG AGTAAGGAAGAATATGAAGCTTCTGTCTGCTTGTGTGGTAGCCAAGTATGCCGAGGCAGCTACTTGAATCTCACTGGTGAAGGTGCATTTCAGAAG GTGTTGAAGGAATGGCATGGTCTGCTGGATCGACATAGACTGATGCTAGAAGCTTGTATACTGAATTCAGTTTCAGAAGAAGATTATCTTGAGTTGGGAAGAGCTGGACTGGGAAGTTGTATGCTTGGTGGGCTGCCAGATTGGGTGATTGCGTATTCTGCTCATCTG GTGCGGTTCATCAATTTCGAGAGAACTAAGCTTCCAGAGGAAATTCTTAAGCATAATAtggaagaaaagagaaaatatttttcaGACATACACCTTGATGTTGAGAAAAGTGATGCTGAGGTTCAG GCTGAGGGTGTCTACAACCAGAGGCTTCAGAATTTGGCTGTCACACTTGACAAG GTAAGATATGTTATGAGACGTGTGTTTGGGGATCCAAAGAACGCTCCTCCTCCGCTGGAGAAGCTTACTCCTGAAGAAACAGTCTCTTTTTTGTGGAACGGGGATGGCTCCTTAGTTGAGGAGATCCTTCAGTGCCTTTCGCCACACGTGGAAGAGGGCATTGTTGATGAACTCAGATCCAAGATTCGTGCCCATGATCCATCTGGATCTGCAGACGTCCTTAAGGATCTTCAAAGATCATTACTTTG GTTGAGAGATGAGGTCCGAGATCTACCTTGTACATACAAGTGTCGGAATGATGCTGCAGCTGATTTGATTCACATATATGCCTATACAAAGTGCTTTTTCAAAGTTCGG GAATACAAGTCATTTATGTCTTCTCCTGTACAAATTAGCCCGTTAGATTTGGGGGCCAAATATGCGGACAAGTTAGGCGAGGGTATAAAGGAGTACCGGAAAACATATGGCGAGAACTATTGTCTCGGCCAGCTGATTTACTGGTATGAACAGACAAATACTGATCCTGATCTTACATTGGTGAAAGCAACCAGAGGTTGCCTCTCTTTACCCGAAGTTGCTTCCTTCTACGCAAAGGCTCATAAGCCATCAAAGCATCGTGTTTATGGCCCAAAGACGGTGAAAACAATGGTTTCACAGATG TCAAAGCAACCTCAAAAGCCATGGGCAAAGGACAAAATATGGATGTTCAAAAGCACCTTGGGAGTATTAGGAAGCCCGATGTTCGATGCTGTAGTCAACAACTCGTCACTAGATAGAGAATTATTGCAGTGGCTCAAAAACAGAAGGCATGTCTTTCAAGCGACATGGGATAGTTAG